CGCGAGGCGGTGGGCTAAATCTTTTTGATCGAGCGAATGAAACATTTCAACGCTTTCAGCACGAGCCCGATAATCCGCAAAGCATAAGCAGCAACTTTGTTGTAAATATTTATGAAGATAATCAAGGAGTGCTTTGGCTTGGAACGGGTAGCGGCCTAAACAGCTTTGACCGGAAGAGTAGAACATTTCGCCATTTCAAGCATGATCCTCAAAATCCTCAAAGTTTAAGCCACAGTGCAATTACGGCCATCCATGAAGATCGCCAAGGAATTTTTTGGATTGGAACGGTGAATGGATTGAACAGCTTTGATCGACAAAGCCAAACCTTTCTTCATTTCATGCATGATTCCCTAAATCATAACAGTCTGATCGATAACGCGGTTCGGGTTATCGAGGAAGATCACGAGGGAATGCTCTGGATCGGAACGAGTGATGGCGTAAGTCGCTATGACCCTAAAAGAGAAGTCTTTTGGCATTTCAGGTTTGATCCCCAAGATCCGACAAGCCTGCGCAGCAATGCCATTCGTGATATCTATTCAGATCGTTCTGGAATTTTGTGGGTGAGTTGCGAGAAAGGAGGCGGCCTTAATAAATACGATCGCAGCAATGAATTTTTCCAAAATTACGAACAGATTCCTCGCGATCACATGAGTTCGAAGGAAAATACTGTTTGGGCTATCCTCGAAGCTCGTTCAGGAGTCGTGTGGTTGGGTGGTCAGGGGGGGGTAAATAGATTTGACAGAACAACCAAAGCCTTTCGATATTATAAAACTGGTCCTAAGAATCCTTTAAATTCAAGCTTCAGTAATGTTTATGTCGAATCGATCTGTGAAGACCAACAGGGGAAATTATGGATTGGCATGCTTAACGGTGGTTTGAGTTACTTTGACGAAAAGAGAGACGCTTTTCAACTTTATGAAACCGCATTTCAAACTGGGGTAAATTTGAATCGTGCTTCGGTTATGACTCTTTACAAAGATCGTTCGGGCATTATATGGCTGGGCGTGTACAGCAGAGGCCTTTATCGTTTTGAGCCAGAAAATGGCAATCTTCTTCAATACAAACACGATCCTCGTGATTCAACCACGTTGAGTAATAATGACGTTAGGTGCATTTATGAGGATAATAAAGGAGCGCTTTGGGTGGGCACCAACGGCGGCGGATTAAACATACTTGATCGCAATACCAAAACTTTCCGTCATTACAAACATGATCCGCGGAATCGGGCAAGCATCAGCGGCAATTCTGTTATGATCATTCATGAAGATCAGAAGGGCAATTTTTGGTTAGGCACCTACGGCACGGGGTTGAATCGTTTTGACCGAGCCACTGAAACGTTTATCCGCTATGGAAAAAAAGATGGGCTATCTCATGAAACCATAAGCGGAATTTTAGAGGATGACCGGGGAAACCTTTGGCTTAGTACGTTTAGTGGTATTTCAAAATTTAGCCTGAAAGGCAACTCTTTTAAGAACTACGAGATTCGCGATGGGCTGAAGATCGCTGGATTTTTGCCGCGTGCTTATTGTAAAACCCGTAATGGAGAGATGCTCTTCGGGAGTGAAAATGGTTTTTATGTATTTCACCCTGACAGCGTAAAAGACAATCCTTATATACCATCGGTCGTCATTACGCAATTCAAACGATACAACACGGATGATGAAGAAGGAATAGCCATTGAAGCAGTGGGTATTTCTGAAAAAGAGCAAATCGAACTAACGTATAAAGACAATATTCTGACCTTCGAGTTTGCCGCATTGAATTTTATTCGTCCCGAAAAGAATCAATACGCCTACAAAATCGAAGGCTTCAACGACAATTGGATTCACCTCGGCACCAAGCGCGATGTCACTTTCACCAACCTCGATCCGGGCGAATACACCCTGCGCGTGAAAGGCTCCAACAACGACGGCGTTTGGAACGAGGAGGGTGCGTCACTGAAAATCACCATCACCCCGCCGTGGTGGAAGAGCTGGTGGGCGTACACGCTTTATGGGCTGATGTTTGCCGGTGCAATTGCCGGATACATTCGCTTCAGAACGCAGGCACAGGCCAAAGAGCTCGCGCGCGAGCGGCAGGTGTCCGATCGCTTGCGGCGGGTTGACAAGCTCAAAGACGAATTTCTTGCCAACACGTCGCATGAATTGCGCACGCCGCTCAATGGCATCATCGGCATCACCGAGTCGCTGCTCGACGGAGTGACAGGAAAATTGCCGGAAAAGACGCAAATCAATCTTTCCTTGGTGATCGCCAGCGGTAAACGTCTCGCGAGTCTGGTTGATGATCTGCTCGATTTCTCGCGACTGAAGCGACAGGATCTGCAACTGCAACGCCAGCCCATTGACCTGCGCGTGCTCGCCGAGGTGGTGTTGAAATTCAGCGAACCTTTGCTCGCCGGGAAAAAATTGGCGCTGCAAAACGACATTCCTGCAGACTTGCCTCCGATCGAAGGCGATGAAAACCGTTTGCAGCAAATTCTGCATAATCTCATCGGCAATGCCATCAAGTTTACCGAGTCCGGCAGCGTGCGGGTTTTTGCCGAACAACAGAACGGCATGGTCGCGGTTTCGATTCGCGATACCGGCATCGGCATTCCAGCGGATAAATTCGAGTCCATCTTTGAATCCTTTGAGCAGGTGGATGCCTCAATTGCGCGCGAATACGGCGGTACGGGCTTGGGCTTGACCATCACCAAACAACTGGTGGAGCTGCATGGCGGCAAAATCTGGGTGGAGTCCGAGATCGGCAAAGGTTCCATTTTCACTTTCACGCTGCCAGTTTCAGAGGAACGACTTGCCCCTGCTACTGCCACTGATCTGTCAAAAGTGCGTGAGATCTCTACCGGTGATTTCGGGGAGCAGGTGGAAGTGATGCCCTTCAACGGTAACAGCACGGAAGGTGAATTTCATGTTCTCATCGTTGACGACGAGCCGGTCAATCACCAAGTGCTTGCGAACCATCTCGCGAGCATGCCGTACGAAATCATGCAAGCCTTCAACGGCGAGCAGGCGTTGCACGCCTTGAGCAACGGCAGGAAATTCGATCTCGTGCTGCTCGATATCATGATGCCGCGCATGTCCGGCTATGAAGTTTGCCAGAAAATCCGCGAGACGCATCTGCCCACGCAATTGCCGGTGATCATGGTGACCGCGAAGAATCAAGTTTCCGATCTCGTGGAAGGATTTCTCGCCGGCGCCAATGATTATCTCGCCAAGCCGTTCTCCAAAAACGAGCTATTGGCGCGTATCAAAACGCATTTGAATCTGTTGAAGATCAACTCCGCCTATGGCCGCTTCGTGCCGCATGACATTCTGCGCTTTCTCAACAAGGAAAGCATCATCGAGGTGAAGCTGGGCGACGGCGTGCAGATGGAAATGGCCTTGTTTGTTTCCGACATGCGCGCGTTCGCCACCATCTCGGAAAAAATGACGCCGCAGGAGAATTTTGCGTTCATCAATTCCTATTTTGAGAAGGTCAGCCCGATCATCCGCGAGCACCACGGTTTTATTGATCGCTACTCCGGCGACAACATCATTGCCGTTTTCCCACAGCAAACCGAGGAGGCAATCAAAGCCGCCATTGCCACGCAGCGCACACTCACGGCAGAGAACACGAAGCGCATGGTGCAGGGTGCATGGCCGATACACATTGGCATCGGTATTCACACCGGCAGCTTGATGCTCGGCATTGTCGGCGAAAGTGAGCGCGCGCAGAGCGATATTTTCTCCGATGCCGTGAATTTGGCGTATCGTCTCGAAGGCTTGAACAAACTTTACGGCGCCGCGATCATTGTCAGTGAACAAAGCTTGATGTGCTTGCCGGCGGAGCATGAGTATCACCAACGTTCTCTTGGCAAAGTGCAGGTCAAAGGCAAAAAACAATCGGTGCCGATCTTCGAGATTTACGACGGCGATCCTGAGCCGATCATCGCGCTAAAGCGCGCGACGCAGGAGGATTTTGAGCAAGGCTTGCAAAGGTATTTTGCCAAGGATTTTGCGGCCGCGGTGAAATGTTTCGAGCGCGTGCTGGCGGTGAATGCCGCGGATACGACGGCCAAGCTTTTCTTCACCCGCGCGGCGCAATTCATGGCGCAAGGTGTTCCGGAAGGGTGGGATGGGGTGGAGGTGATGTAAAGCAAGGCAAGTGCCTCGTCCGCGTCACGCCGGGGCGTAATTTCCAAAAGTTGATTGGATTCGTGAAGCAATATTTTTTCAGCTAACTCCCCGACGAGTGGCATGTTTATAGTTGGATAATTTGGTTTTAGTCTTTGAACTCCGTTAGGAGTGACATGTAGTGGTGCAAGCAAATCGCCAATTGGAGCCAAAACCAAACATGTCACCCCGATGGGGTTTCTATTCTCAGGCGAACTTTGGGCTATAAACATTTCACTCCTAGCGGAGTTTTTAAATCCAGTGATCCAATACAATAATCCATCAATCTAATTTTTGATTATGAACACAGAAAAACTGGAACACCTCCTTGATCTGGCTGCCATCCTCAGCCAGCAGACCGACTTTCAGGAAATCCTCCGCGTAACGGCGCAGAAGGCGGCGAGCTTGTTGAATGCGGAAACCGCGACGATCATGATGATCAATCCGCAGACGCGGAACACGATAAGGACAATCATGCGTGAAGGGCGCGAAGATGATTCGCAGCAGTTTCATGTCGCGCAAACCCATGTGAGCGGTTGGATCATCAAGCATCAGCGGCCGTTTGCCAGCTCCGACCTCAAAACCGATCCCAGCTTTGCCAAAAATCTCTTCGCCGGCATCCCGATCAAAACCGCGCTGGGCGTTCCTCTTCGTGTTGAAGGCAGCGTGATTGGCGCTATCATTCTCATAAATATCGACCAGCAACCAGCAACGAGCATCCAGTATTTAGAACAACTCGCCACCATCGCCGCGCCTTATCTGCGCAACGCACAAAAACTGCAACAGTATTTTGCCGCGCCGGTGCCGGAGGCTACGCTGCTGGTCAAATACGAGGGGCTCGGCCTGATCGGCAAGAGTAAAAAGTTCATCGAGCTTTTGCAAGCCATCGAAGCTGCGGCGCGTTGCGAAGTGCGCGTGTTGTTGGAAGGCGCCAGCGGCACCGGCAAGGAGTTGATTGCCCGCGCCATTCATCGCTTGAGCAGTCGCAGCGAGCGGTCGTTTTTGGCGATTGACTGCGGCGCGATTGCTGCGAACTTGATTGAGAGTGAGTTGTTCGGTCATGTGAAAGGCGCATTCACCGGTGCCACGACGGATCGCAAAGGCTTGCTCGAAGAGGCGAATGGCGGCACGCTGTTCATGGATGAGATTGCCAACCTGCCCATCGACATGCAAGCCAAATTCATGCGCGTGCTGCAGGAAGGCGAGGTGCGTCCGGTGGGCAGCAATAAAACCCGCCACGTTGAGGTTCGCCTCATCGTTGCCAGCAGTTCTTCTCTGCGCAAGCTGGTGGATCAACAAAAATTCCGCGAAGATTTGTTTTTCCGGCTGCACGTTTATCCCATTCGCGTTCCATCTTTGGATGAACGCCAGGAAGATGTTCCTCTGCTCGCCAATCATTTTCTCAAGAAATTTGCATCTCAACAGGAAAAGCCCGCTGAGTCATTTCATGAATCGATTTTGGATTTCATACAACAGCGCCATTGGGCGGGCAACATCCGCGAGCTGGAGAACCTCGTCGAGCGTCTCGTCACGCTGGCCGGCCCGAAGATGGTGATTTTGGAACGCGACCTCCTGCCACAAGAGCTACACAAAGAGATGAAAAAAATCGAGGCCGGACAGCAAGATGCGGGTATCATCAAACCGTTATATGAAAGTCTTTCCGAATACGAAGAGCAGCTCCTTCGGCAGGCTTTGGCTGCGAATAACTGGAACATCGCCAAAACCGCGCGCGAATTGCGCATTGCCGAGCAGACGCTGCGGTATAAAATGGGGAATTTGGGGATTGTGCGAGGGCAGAGGGCATAGCGCTTGGCGTTAAGCGCTTTGCTCTATGCGCTCTGCGCTTTCCCCCCCAATTCTTCGCGGCTCCTACTACCGTAAAAACAACCCCGATGTCACCCTCTAATTTCCTGCGGATTTTTCCCACCTGATTTTCTCCGTTCAGCCTTTATAACTCTTTCCCTAACCCCAAGTTTTATATTGACCACTCATTCACAAAACTCTTCATCGCTTCGTGGCATGGTATTCGTTTGCGGCAACGTATAACCTCTTACAAAATTCATGGGCCGCTTACGAAGGGAGTCGCTATGAACAGAATGCTCCGGGCCACATGTTGTGTCGCCATCGTATCGTATACCGTCTTGATCGGGTGTCAGAGTGACAGTGGGATCGGGAGCAACAATGAAATCCAAGTCCGCCCGGTACAATTCTCGGCAGAGTGTGCAATTCCGCCGATCGAGCATGCGTTCACGATGGCAAAGGCAGGAGAGGTCACCGCTTCGTTCACAAGCTTGCAGCCGGCCTCGGGCAGGGCGGCTACGATTATTTTGATTGCGAGCAATAACGCGATTACTGTTGGCGCGCCCGGCGAGAAGGTGACCGCCGTTTTGCCGTCGGGAAGCCATAAGCTCCGGGTGGGCCACAACC
The genomic region above belongs to Cytophagia bacterium CHB2 and contains:
- a CDS encoding response regulator — encoded protein: MRIQMTAVFNWMGRFAAPACRRLSKPINTRLQRCPTRSLRRIFAIVFFFGILPSAASSQNETITTKSPRDIKFEHLSMEEGLSNPNVVKVLQDSRGFLWVATRHGLNRYDGFRFTIYEHDPDTPNSLSHNDLTTLYEVRQGTLWVGTWLGGLNRLNRESETFDHFRHDPNDSTTISHNDIRCIYEDSEGMLWVSTRGGGLNLFDRANETFQRFQHEPDNPQSISSNFVVNIYEDNQGVLWLGTGSGLNSFDRKSRTFRHFKHDPQNPQSLSHSAITAIHEDRQGIFWIGTVNGLNSFDRQSQTFLHFMHDSLNHNSLIDNAVRVIEEDHEGMLWIGTSDGVSRYDPKREVFWHFRFDPQDPTSLRSNAIRDIYSDRSGILWVSCEKGGGLNKYDRSNEFFQNYEQIPRDHMSSKENTVWAILEARSGVVWLGGQGGVNRFDRTTKAFRYYKTGPKNPLNSSFSNVYVESICEDQQGKLWIGMLNGGLSYFDEKRDAFQLYETAFQTGVNLNRASVMTLYKDRSGIIWLGVYSRGLYRFEPENGNLLQYKHDPRDSTTLSNNDVRCIYEDNKGALWVGTNGGGLNILDRNTKTFRHYKHDPRNRASISGNSVMIIHEDQKGNFWLGTYGTGLNRFDRATETFIRYGKKDGLSHETISGILEDDRGNLWLSTFSGISKFSLKGNSFKNYEIRDGLKIAGFLPRAYCKTRNGEMLFGSENGFYVFHPDSVKDNPYIPSVVITQFKRYNTDDEEGIAIEAVGISEKEQIELTYKDNILTFEFAALNFIRPEKNQYAYKIEGFNDNWIHLGTKRDVTFTNLDPGEYTLRVKGSNNDGVWNEEGASLKITITPPWWKSWWAYTLYGLMFAGAIAGYIRFRTQAQAKELARERQVSDRLRRVDKLKDEFLANTSHELRTPLNGIIGITESLLDGVTGKLPEKTQINLSLVIASGKRLASLVDDLLDFSRLKRQDLQLQRQPIDLRVLAEVVLKFSEPLLAGKKLALQNDIPADLPPIEGDENRLQQILHNLIGNAIKFTESGSVRVFAEQQNGMVAVSIRDTGIGIPADKFESIFESFEQVDASIAREYGGTGLGLTITKQLVELHGGKIWVESEIGKGSIFTFTLPVSEERLAPATATDLSKVREISTGDFGEQVEVMPFNGNSTEGEFHVLIVDDEPVNHQVLANHLASMPYEIMQAFNGEQALHALSNGRKFDLVLLDIMMPRMSGYEVCQKIRETHLPTQLPVIMVTAKNQVSDLVEGFLAGANDYLAKPFSKNELLARIKTHLNLLKINSAYGRFVPHDILRFLNKESIIEVKLGDGVQMEMALFVSDMRAFATISEKMTPQENFAFINSYFEKVSPIIREHHGFIDRYSGDNIIAVFPQQTEEAIKAAIATQRTLTAENTKRMVQGAWPIHIGIGIHTGSLMLGIVGESERAQSDIFSDAVNLAYRLEGLNKLYGAAIIVSEQSLMCLPAEHEYHQRSLGKVQVKGKKQSVPIFEIYDGDPEPIIALKRATQEDFEQGLQRYFAKDFAAAVKCFERVLAVNAADTTAKLFFTRAAQFMAQGVPEGWDGVEVM
- a CDS encoding GAF domain-containing protein, with product MNTEKLEHLLDLAAILSQQTDFQEILRVTAQKAASLLNAETATIMMINPQTRNTIRTIMREGREDDSQQFHVAQTHVSGWIIKHQRPFASSDLKTDPSFAKNLFAGIPIKTALGVPLRVEGSVIGAIILINIDQQPATSIQYLEQLATIAAPYLRNAQKLQQYFAAPVPEATLLVKYEGLGLIGKSKKFIELLQAIEAAARCEVRVLLEGASGTGKELIARAIHRLSSRSERSFLAIDCGAIAANLIESELFGHVKGAFTGATTDRKGLLEEANGGTLFMDEIANLPIDMQAKFMRVLQEGEVRPVGSNKTRHVEVRLIVASSSSLRKLVDQQKFREDLFFRLHVYPIRVPSLDERQEDVPLLANHFLKKFASQQEKPAESFHESILDFIQQRHWAGNIRELENLVERLVTLAGPKMVILERDLLPQELHKEMKKIEAGQQDAGIIKPLYESLSEYEEQLLRQALAANNWNIAKTARELRIAEQTLRYKMGNLGIVRGQRA